A stretch of Methanosphaerula palustris E1-9c DNA encodes these proteins:
- a CDS encoding methyltransferase domain-containing protein → MTYHMYVHGYSARESERLTDQAQTLTELLHRDTRYSKGSQVLEAGCGIGAQTVILARNSPDALITSVDISEASLKQAQETIQHAGITNVTFRQGDIFHLPFKPATFDHIFVCFVLEHLTEPQQGLERLRPLLKEGGTLTVIEGDHGSAFFHPDDPDARQAIDCLVELQHQAGGNALIGRQLYPLIANAGYRDLHVSPRMVYIDASRPGLVEGFTKLTFAAMVEGVADEVEKQGLMNQDAWKKGITALYHTTEPGGVFCYTFFKATARR, encoded by the coding sequence ATGACATACCACATGTATGTTCATGGGTATTCTGCTCGAGAATCTGAGCGGCTCACAGACCAGGCTCAGACCCTCACTGAACTCCTCCACCGTGACACCCGTTACTCGAAAGGATCACAGGTGCTTGAAGCCGGCTGTGGAATTGGTGCCCAGACCGTGATCCTGGCGAGAAATAGCCCCGATGCCCTGATCACGTCGGTCGATATTTCAGAGGCCTCCCTCAAGCAGGCACAAGAGACAATTCAACATGCAGGAATCACCAATGTGACCTTCCGACAGGGAGATATCTTCCACCTCCCATTCAAACCGGCGACCTTTGATCACATCTTTGTCTGCTTTGTGCTGGAGCATCTCACCGAACCGCAGCAGGGACTGGAGAGACTTCGCCCGCTCCTCAAAGAAGGCGGGACCCTCACCGTGATCGAGGGAGATCACGGCTCCGCGTTCTTTCACCCGGATGACCCGGATGCCAGGCAGGCCATCGACTGCCTCGTGGAACTCCAGCATCAGGCGGGTGGCAACGCACTGATCGGGAGGCAACTCTATCCACTCATAGCCAATGCCGGATACCGGGATCTCCATGTCTCGCCGAGGATGGTCTATATCGATGCCTCCCGTCCGGGACTTGTTGAAGGCTTTACGAAACTGACCTTTGCAGCCATGGTCGAGGGAGTGGCTGACGAGGTTGAGAAGCAGGGGTTGATGAACCAGGACGCATGGAAAAAGGGGATAACGGCACTCTACCACACCACTGAACCGGGCGGGGTCTTCTGCTATACGTTCTTCAAAGCCACCGCTAGAAGATGA
- a CDS encoding magnesium transporter CorA family protein, which yields MQIYKTRKGSEPAIIEIVETICEGSWIWLLEPSEAELAIVADQCRIPPEFLQAALDEEERPRIDSEDDVVLIVMDIPMTTESLGVKILTTHPLGIIITRDHIVTICSRRVDVLDDVLAGKIRQFTTVKKTRFLFQIFYRNATYYLNHLRRIERKMTQIEVELRRSMKNEELFQMMELEKSLIYFSTSLKSNEAVLERILRTKILKMYEEDAELLEDVIIENKQAMEMSQIYLHILTGMTQSFASIISNNLNIVMRFLASVTIILAIPTMIASFYGMNVIEIPLSQYPFSFELIFGIAVLLAVGMGLMLWRKKML from the coding sequence ATGCAGATCTATAAGACAAGAAAGGGGTCGGAGCCGGCGATCATCGAGATTGTAGAGACGATCTGCGAGGGCTCCTGGATATGGCTACTTGAACCATCTGAGGCTGAATTGGCGATTGTTGCGGACCAGTGCAGGATCCCCCCAGAATTCCTCCAGGCTGCCCTCGATGAAGAGGAACGACCGCGCATCGACTCTGAGGACGATGTGGTTCTGATCGTCATGGATATACCCATGACGACCGAGAGTCTTGGGGTCAAAATCCTGACCACCCACCCGCTTGGTATCATCATCACCAGGGACCATATCGTCACGATCTGCAGCCGGCGTGTCGATGTCCTGGACGATGTTCTCGCCGGCAAGATCCGACAGTTCACCACCGTGAAGAAGACCCGATTTCTCTTTCAGATCTTCTACCGGAATGCCACCTATTATCTGAATCACCTGAGGCGAATCGAGCGGAAGATGACCCAGATTGAGGTCGAACTCCGCCGCTCGATGAAGAACGAGGAACTCTTCCAGATGATGGAACTGGAGAAGAGCCTGATCTACTTTTCAACCTCGCTGAAGAGCAACGAGGCCGTCCTCGAACGGATTCTCAGGACCAAGATCCTGAAGATGTACGAGGAGGATGCCGAGCTGCTGGAGGATGTCATCATCGAGAACAAGCAGGCGATGGAGATGTCGCAGATCTACCTGCATATCCTGACTGGGATGACCCAGTCCTTTGCCTCGATCATCTCGAACAACCTGAACATTGTGATGAGGTTCCTCGCCTCAGTGACGATCATCCTCGCCATTCCTACGATGATCGCCAGTTTTTACGGCATGAATGTCATTGAAATTCCCCTTTCACAGTACCCCTTCTCCTTCGAGCTTATCTTTGGGATCGCGGTGCTCTTAGCGGTTGGGATGGGGTTGATGCTCTGGAGGAAGAAGATGTTATGA
- a CDS encoding phosphate signaling complex PhoU family protein encodes MDIRRVQMTGGSSFVVTLPKDWTQQMSIKKNDPVRVTPQADGTLLISANISEDQIQRTREFDVTTCTNATFFFRSLIGAYIAGYTEIKVKSRGRLPSFVRMVVRDFTQMTIGQEVLEESETGVTIKDLLNPGELPFENTLRRMIVIVKGMHQDSIAALFEQDQALAEEVIAQDRDVDRLHWLMARQTNMVMRNINLSKKMGLTLYTASQYLLVSRTLERIGDHAVRIARNAVILSDKDQDQLIIAKIREASTLSLTIFDQSVTAFFDLDIRRANATIEEVKGLEHLCEGVTTAMLTHEAEDAIAVGYIAESIRRLGEYSADIAENVINYVVEHERDL; translated from the coding sequence ATGGATATACGACGGGTACAGATGACAGGGGGGTCTTCGTTCGTTGTGACGCTCCCCAAGGACTGGACACAGCAGATGAGCATCAAGAAGAACGATCCGGTCAGGGTCACCCCCCAGGCCGACGGTACCCTGCTCATCTCCGCCAATATATCAGAGGACCAGATCCAGCGGACCAGGGAGTTCGATGTCACCACCTGTACCAACGCGACCTTCTTCTTCCGGAGTTTGATTGGGGCATATATCGCCGGCTACACCGAGATAAAGGTCAAATCCCGCGGCCGTCTGCCCTCATTTGTCCGCATGGTCGTCCGGGATTTCACCCAGATGACGATCGGACAGGAGGTGCTTGAGGAGTCGGAGACTGGGGTCACCATCAAAGATCTCCTGAACCCTGGCGAACTTCCGTTCGAGAATACGCTTCGGCGGATGATCGTGATCGTCAAGGGGATGCACCAGGATTCGATCGCCGCCCTGTTTGAGCAGGACCAGGCACTGGCAGAGGAGGTGATCGCCCAGGACCGGGATGTCGATCGGCTCCACTGGTTGATGGCCCGTCAGACTAACATGGTGATGCGGAACATCAACCTCTCCAAGAAGATGGGGCTGACCCTGTATACAGCCTCCCAGTACCTGCTGGTCAGCAGAACCCTCGAACGGATCGGGGACCATGCCGTGCGGATAGCACGAAATGCAGTGATTCTCTCCGACAAAGATCAGGACCAACTGATTATCGCGAAGATCAGGGAGGCGAGCACCCTCTCGCTGACCATCTTTGACCAGAGCGTCACCGCCTTCTTTGACCTGGACATCAGGCGGGCGAACGCCACCATCGAAGAAGTCAAGGGACTCGAACATCTCTGCGAAGGGGTCACCACGGCGATGCTGACCCATGAGGCGGAGGACGCCATCGCCGTCGGATATATTGCCGAGAGTATCCGGCGGCTCGGCGAGTACTCTGCAGACATCGCCGAAAATGTGATCAACTACGTGGTCGAGCACGAGCGGGACCTCTAG
- a CDS encoding thiamine-phosphate synthase family protein, protein MSSSGHETLIRDLTAAAVHYCSTGALIPGGGTITLAGATDHARTTADIGSVRLCCPFPEPAALGKAGEVGAGLLTALRFDSTIRSAAMVPCSPSILDVAERILLDAAEYDRHGTPPGISTMDWGTAFCCREGVPDLIYDRSADPFKIVIFAERPMDVVDEIIMLSRRSTNIEL, encoded by the coding sequence ATGAGCAGTTCCGGGCACGAAACCCTGATCAGGGATCTGACCGCGGCGGCGGTCCACTATTGCAGCACAGGAGCACTGATACCTGGCGGGGGGACGATCACCCTCGCCGGGGCGACCGACCATGCCCGGACCACAGCAGATATCGGATCGGTCCGGCTCTGCTGCCCGTTTCCAGAACCGGCAGCCCTCGGAAAGGCAGGGGAGGTGGGAGCCGGTCTGTTGACAGCACTCCGTTTTGACTCGACCATCAGAAGCGCAGCGATGGTCCCCTGTTCGCCTTCGATCCTGGATGTGGCCGAGCGAATACTCCTCGATGCGGCCGAATACGACCGACACGGAACACCACCCGGGATCAGCACGATGGACTGGGGGACGGCCTTCTGCTGCAGAGAGGGAGTACCGGACCTGATATACGATCGCTCCGCTGATCCGTTCAAGATCGTGATCTTTGCAGAGAGACCGATGGACGTTGTAGACGAAATCATTATGTTGTCCCGGCGCAGTACCAATATAGAGTTATAG
- the phoU gene encoding phosphate signaling complex protein PhoU, which yields MTEKFLTELEELRGDILSMAEMAESMLQCSVEALKTQDTDLADQVIAQKNEIKERNYRIEDRCIQLITLHQPVAKDMRMIFCILKISSALERVGRYGKDIANVVYYTAETPHLAHLLSIPHMSVMVIGMVSDVITAFREGDATILSDYTERDNEVDALGYSIFRECITYMLEDPATITRCMNYVMVARYLERSGDHACKMAELITFMVTGKRTEFE from the coding sequence ATGACAGAGAAATTTCTAACAGAACTGGAAGAACTGAGGGGAGATATCCTCTCAATGGCAGAGATGGCGGAGTCGATGCTGCAGTGCTCGGTTGAGGCGCTGAAGACCCAGGACACCGACCTGGCCGATCAGGTGATCGCACAGAAGAACGAGATCAAAGAGCGAAATTATCGGATTGAGGACCGGTGTATCCAGTTGATCACCCTGCATCAGCCAGTTGCAAAGGATATGCGGATGATCTTCTGTATCCTGAAGATCTCTTCAGCCCTGGAACGAGTCGGAAGATATGGGAAGGACATTGCCAATGTGGTGTATTATACGGCGGAGACCCCGCATCTTGCCCATCTCCTTTCGATCCCCCATATGAGTGTGATGGTGATTGGGATGGTCTCCGATGTGATCACTGCGTTTCGGGAGGGGGATGCCACCATCCTCTCTGATTATACAGAACGGGACAATGAGGTTGACGCCCTTGGGTACTCGATCTTTCGTGAGTGCATCACCTATATGCTCGAAGATCCAGCGACGATCACACGATGTATGAACTACGTGATGGTCGCGCGGTATCTCGAGCGGTCAGGAGACCATGCCTGTAAGATGGCTGAGTTGATCACCTTCATGGTGACCGGGAAGCGGACCGAGTTCGAGTAA
- a CDS encoding phosphate ABC transporter substrate-binding protein has product MVEKRRTFGTMACGLAAILIVALLVSGCIGNTSKTTTPATTAVTTVSPAATTAIATQATTVPTVAPANTTTTTNGSASSALTGASTGRLTITGSTTVLPIAQAWAEAFMAANKGADVQVSGGGSGVGVQAIGEKTAMIGMSSREVTADELKKYPSMTITPIARDGLSVIVNPQNMVTTLTLSQIRGIYNGTITNWKDVGGADLSIVVIGRDSSSGTRDFISSAVMQKDNFTSSVLEKNSNGAVETGVSTTPGAIGYVGLGYTKDAVKALTLSANGAAVAPSVATVVDGTYPLSRKLYMLTNGPATGIAKDFLDYALSQEGQKVVEDQGFVRI; this is encoded by the coding sequence ATGGTAGAAAAACGTAGAACCTTTGGCACAATGGCCTGCGGGCTTGCAGCAATTCTGATTGTAGCGCTGCTCGTCAGTGGCTGTATCGGTAACACCTCGAAGACCACCACCCCGGCGACGACTGCGGTAACGACTGTCTCACCTGCGGCAACCACAGCGATTGCAACGCAGGCGACGACGGTTCCGACAGTTGCACCAGCGAACACGACCACCACTACGAATGGCAGTGCATCCAGCGCTCTGACCGGTGCTTCGACGGGCCGGCTGACGATCACCGGATCGACAACCGTCCTCCCGATCGCTCAGGCATGGGCTGAAGCCTTCATGGCGGCTAACAAGGGGGCAGATGTGCAGGTCAGTGGCGGCGGTTCAGGTGTGGGCGTACAGGCCATCGGCGAGAAGACCGCGATGATCGGGATGTCTTCGCGCGAGGTGACTGCAGATGAACTGAAGAAATATCCCTCCATGACGATCACCCCGATTGCACGGGACGGTCTCTCAGTCATTGTAAACCCCCAGAATATGGTTACGACGCTCACTCTCAGCCAGATCAGGGGCATCTACAACGGCACCATCACGAACTGGAAGGATGTCGGCGGTGCAGATCTTTCGATCGTTGTCATCGGTCGTGACAGTTCATCAGGGACACGGGACTTCATCTCAAGCGCCGTGATGCAGAAGGACAACTTCACCTCCTCAGTCCTTGAGAAAAACTCCAATGGTGCCGTTGAGACCGGCGTCTCCACAACACCAGGCGCGATTGGATACGTGGGCCTCGGGTACACGAAGGACGCAGTGAAGGCACTGACTCTCTCGGCGAATGGTGCCGCAGTCGCGCCCTCTGTAGCCACCGTCGTGGACGGGACCTATCCGCTCTCACGGAAGTTGTATATGCTCACCAATGGACCAGCGACAGGAATCGCCAAGGACTTCCTCGACTACGCACTCAGTCAGGAAGGTCAGAAGGTTGTTGAAGATCAGGGATTTGTCCGGATCTGA
- the glmM gene encoding phosphoglucosamine mutase gives MVDEKKAQKQLFGTNGVRGVSGKDMTPELVLHIGEALGSMRKGTIAIGRDTRTSGEAFASAVKAGLMATGCNVVDVGILPTPALQYIVKLGFDGGAMITASHNPPEYNGVKIIEADGTEMGDEEVVKLERRLFDLDFTLASWDRVGSEEAAPHLLGQYIDAIVSQFPAGIGEGITVAVDPGSGPATRTTPAILERLGCRVFTINATLDGTFPGRLPEPTPEGLAPLAELVLSAGAAFGVAHDGDADRAVFIDNKGRYIEENHEFALVARQVCSERKGIVVTPVSSSLLIEDVAAEQGCTVLYTPVGSVYVARKMIELIANGETVAFGGEGNGGLIYPYLQFCRDGGMTAATMVAILGTLKRSLSDLVDDLPPYKTIKNKIRTPNIPGLLAAVEEHFKNETIDRTDGLRISRGKTWALVRASGTEPLVRATIESDNKEAAEAFNSEILGVTAPFTT, from the coding sequence ATGGTTGATGAGAAGAAGGCACAGAAACAGCTCTTTGGTACAAACGGGGTACGCGGGGTTTCAGGCAAGGATATGACCCCAGAACTGGTGCTCCATATCGGCGAAGCACTCGGCTCTATGAGGAAGGGAACGATCGCCATCGGCAGGGACACCAGAACCTCAGGTGAGGCGTTCGCGAGCGCGGTCAAGGCCGGGCTGATGGCAACCGGCTGCAATGTGGTGGATGTCGGCATCCTGCCGACTCCAGCACTGCAGTATATTGTGAAACTCGGGTTCGACGGGGGTGCGATGATCACAGCCTCCCACAACCCCCCCGAGTACAACGGTGTGAAGATCATCGAAGCCGACGGGACCGAGATGGGCGACGAAGAGGTCGTCAAACTCGAACGAAGACTCTTTGACCTGGACTTCACGCTGGCATCCTGGGACCGGGTGGGCAGCGAGGAGGCGGCCCCGCACCTGCTCGGGCAGTACATCGACGCGATCGTCTCCCAGTTCCCGGCAGGGATCGGCGAGGGGATCACCGTCGCAGTGGATCCCGGGTCAGGGCCGGCGACCAGGACGACACCGGCTATCCTTGAACGGCTCGGCTGCAGGGTCTTCACCATCAACGCCACCCTTGACGGGACGTTCCCTGGCCGGCTGCCCGAACCGACACCAGAGGGACTTGCACCGCTCGCTGAGCTGGTCCTCAGTGCTGGGGCCGCGTTCGGAGTCGCTCATGACGGCGACGCAGACCGGGCAGTCTTCATCGATAATAAGGGGAGATATATCGAGGAGAATCACGAGTTTGCGCTGGTCGCACGACAGGTCTGTTCTGAGCGGAAAGGGATCGTTGTGACCCCGGTCAGTTCATCGCTGCTGATCGAGGACGTGGCGGCAGAGCAGGGGTGTACGGTGCTGTACACCCCGGTCGGCTCGGTCTACGTGGCCAGGAAGATGATCGAACTGATCGCCAATGGAGAAACGGTTGCATTCGGCGGGGAAGGAAACGGCGGGCTGATCTACCCATACCTCCAGTTCTGCAGGGATGGGGGGATGACCGCGGCCACGATGGTCGCAATCCTCGGGACATTGAAACGGTCCCTCTCCGACCTGGTCGACGACCTCCCACCGTACAAAACGATCAAGAACAAGATCCGCACCCCCAATATCCCCGGACTGCTGGCAGCGGTTGAGGAGCACTTCAAGAACGAGACGATTGATCGGACAGACGGACTCCGGATCAGCCGGGGGAAGACCTGGGCGTTGGTCAGGGCATCGGGAACCGAGCCGCTGGTCAGGGCGACGATCGAGTCTGACAATAAAGAGGCCGCTGAGGCCTTCAACAGTGAGATCCTGGGTGTGACCGCCCCCTTCACCACCTGA
- a CDS encoding DUF5806 family protein, with protein MGDQFGLDDINKYQKFKKVDGATYHKVNQFLRKHTYITAREWALARLCTDFRTSSGVEMTFIGQHLPELVPFMEDTYSPQAVNQARNSFKKKVKKAGSTFFYGAMCGFFTTEELDDMLFEASEIARFLLEIEGTALDVDDEIDIEDKITEVMQRVGIAAKTLIKAREEAIEAQTELDNAEGPLKQK; from the coding sequence ATGGGGGATCAGTTCGGCTTGGACGATATCAATAAGTACCAAAAGTTCAAGAAGGTGGACGGTGCCACCTACCACAAGGTGAACCAGTTCCTGCGGAAGCATACCTATATCACCGCCCGCGAGTGGGCACTGGCCAGACTCTGCACCGATTTCCGGACCAGTTCCGGCGTGGAGATGACCTTCATCGGTCAGCACCTCCCAGAACTAGTTCCGTTTATGGAGGACACCTACTCCCCCCAGGCCGTAAACCAGGCCAGAAACTCGTTCAAGAAGAAGGTGAAGAAGGCTGGCTCCACATTCTTTTACGGGGCGATGTGCGGATTCTTCACCACCGAGGAATTGGACGACATGCTCTTCGAGGCGAGTGAGATCGCACGGTTCCTCCTGGAGATCGAGGGGACTGCACTCGATGTCGACGACGAGATCGACATCGAGGACAAGATCACCGAGGTGATGCAGCGGGTCGGGATAGCTGCAAAGACGCTGATCAAGGCCCGCGAAGAGGCGATCGAGGCTCAAACAGAACTGGACAATGCAGAGGGGCCCCTTAAACAGAAATGA
- the pstB gene encoding phosphate ABC transporter ATP-binding protein PstB gives MATSEIVLRTEDLDLWYGEKKALKGVTIGITRNRVTALIGPSGCGKSTLLRCFNRMNDLVPGCRIEGGLFFNDTPLSDIPDVVQLRKHIGMVFQRPNPFPKSIYENVAYGPRIHGERNSAALDTIVEQSLKQSALWEEVKDRLHDSALSLSGGQQQRLCIARTLAVGPDVILMDEPCSALDPIATSKIEELITKLSEQYTVIIVTHSMQQASRVSDYTGFMYIGELVEFGETTQIFERPEKELTENYITGRFG, from the coding sequence ATGGCAACAAGTGAAATTGTACTGCGCACCGAGGATCTGGACCTCTGGTACGGCGAGAAAAAGGCATTGAAGGGGGTTACGATCGGGATCACTCGGAACCGGGTGACCGCCCTGATCGGCCCCTCGGGGTGTGGAAAGTCCACCCTCCTCCGATGTTTTAATAGAATGAACGATCTGGTTCCCGGATGCAGGATCGAGGGGGGGCTCTTCTTCAATGACACCCCGCTCTCCGATATTCCCGATGTGGTCCAGCTCAGAAAGCATATCGGGATGGTCTTCCAGCGACCGAACCCGTTTCCCAAGAGTATCTATGAAAATGTCGCCTATGGTCCACGCATCCATGGCGAACGGAACAGTGCTGCTCTGGATACGATCGTTGAGCAGTCCCTGAAGCAGAGTGCCCTCTGGGAGGAGGTGAAGGACCGGTTGCATGATTCTGCCCTCTCCCTCTCTGGTGGGCAGCAGCAGCGGCTCTGTATTGCACGGACCCTAGCAGTCGGCCCTGATGTGATCCTGATGGATGAGCCCTGTTCGGCGCTCGACCCGATCGCCACCAGTAAGATCGAGGAACTGATCACGAAGCTCTCTGAACAGTATACCGTGATCATCGTGACCCACAGCATGCAGCAGGCCTCGCGGGTCAGCGATTATACCGGGTTTATGTACATTGGAGAACTGGTCGAGTTCGGCGAGACCACCCAGATCTTCGAGAGGCCGGAGAAGGAATTGACAGAGAATTATATCACCGGAAGATTTGGATAG
- a CDS encoding DUF2124 family protein, producing MDAGDQIVYYGVPGTCIPFVELLAFALRSLDLEQVFVLSWTKRRLAGSRRFRSTVSSRSRIDL from the coding sequence TTGGATGCCGGCGACCAGATCGTCTATTATGGCGTACCGGGGACATGCATCCCGTTTGTCGAACTGCTCGCCTTTGCCCTCCGCTCGCTCGACCTCGAACAGGTCTTTGTCCTCTCCTGGACGAAAAGAAGGCTGGCTGGCTCTCGACGATTTCGTTCGACTGTCTCGTCGAGGTCCCGAATCGACCTTTGA
- the pstA gene encoding phosphate ABC transporter permease PstA produces MNTIPITPDLSEKRQRQISFFNLKEKVIESLWLICALFSVLTVIFILLFLFKDSYLGFVQIGILPFLTGMTWNPVAAIPSYGIAPLIVGTLLVTLGSMVIAVPLSIGTAVYISELAPPRVKLIIKPAIELLAGIPSVVYGFFGLMVMTNWLRVLFDQPSGESWLAGSLLLGIMALPTITSVAEDAIRSVPQEYREGSLAVGATRWQTISKVVVPAALSGITAAIILGMGRAIGETMAVMMVTGNSAVIPSPIFNVLSPVRTLTGTLGIEMGEVASGSLHYHALFGVAVVLLLITLIVNLGAVLILKRLNAQRPASMFLKNAPALVRRGLKLVPLLVVTVIIYAIGGIIGVGLLACAGVLWLVAQRLSPKTAQRIAFFFLHLGVGLVLLVLGIILFDIVSHGLPAISWEFLTTAPRDLGRAGGIFPAIVGTLYLVAGSILFALPFGVGAAIYLNEYRMEGYLTQMIRTGIDLLNGTPSIVFGLFGFTFLVLYLDIGVSMLAGQLTLGLMVLPTIIRTTEEALKNVPSSLREGSLALGATRWQTISRVVLPSAVAGIITGTILSIGRAAGETAPILFTAVVFSQRYLPSSILDPVMALPYHLFILSTNVPDSSQNRYGTALVLIMLVIGIYSIAIYLRNHFQNTLRY; encoded by the coding sequence ATGAACACGATTCCGATCACACCTGATCTGTCTGAAAAAAGACAGAGGCAGATATCATTCTTCAATCTCAAAGAGAAAGTTATCGAGTCCCTGTGGCTCATCTGTGCGCTCTTTTCAGTGCTGACCGTCATCTTCATCCTGCTCTTCCTCTTCAAGGACAGTTACCTTGGATTTGTTCAGATCGGCATTCTCCCGTTCCTCACCGGGATGACCTGGAATCCCGTCGCTGCAATCCCCAGTTATGGGATCGCTCCCCTGATCGTAGGCACCCTGCTGGTGACCCTCGGTTCGATGGTGATTGCGGTTCCGCTCTCAATTGGAACTGCGGTGTATATCTCAGAACTGGCTCCCCCCCGGGTGAAACTGATCATCAAGCCGGCCATCGAACTGCTGGCCGGCATTCCGTCCGTGGTGTACGGGTTCTTCGGTCTGATGGTCATGACCAACTGGCTGCGGGTTCTCTTCGATCAGCCCTCCGGTGAATCGTGGCTCGCTGGCTCGCTTTTGCTTGGAATCATGGCCCTTCCGACGATCACCTCGGTGGCAGAGGATGCCATCCGCTCGGTGCCTCAGGAGTACCGTGAGGGATCCCTCGCCGTCGGGGCGACCCGGTGGCAGACGATCAGCAAGGTCGTGGTCCCGGCGGCCCTCTCGGGGATCACCGCGGCCATCATCCTTGGTATGGGCCGCGCGATCGGAGAGACGATGGCAGTGATGATGGTGACCGGCAACTCAGCTGTGATCCCGAGCCCCATCTTCAATGTCCTCTCACCAGTTCGGACGCTGACCGGTACGCTCGGTATCGAGATGGGCGAGGTGGCCTCGGGTTCCCTTCATTATCACGCTCTCTTTGGGGTGGCCGTCGTCCTGCTGCTGATCACCCTGATCGTGAACCTAGGTGCGGTACTGATCCTGAAAAGGCTGAACGCACAGCGACCGGCCAGCATGTTCCTGAAGAACGCCCCTGCTCTGGTCAGGCGAGGTTTGAAACTGGTCCCCCTTCTGGTCGTCACGGTGATCATCTATGCGATAGGTGGGATCATTGGGGTTGGGCTGCTGGCCTGTGCGGGCGTGCTCTGGCTGGTTGCTCAGCGCCTCTCCCCCAAAACGGCCCAGCGTATCGCTTTCTTCTTCCTCCACCTCGGGGTCGGGCTGGTGCTCCTGGTCCTTGGAATCATCCTCTTCGATATCGTCTCCCATGGGCTTCCTGCCATATCATGGGAGTTTCTAACCACGGCACCCCGTGATCTCGGACGGGCTGGTGGTATCTTTCCCGCGATCGTGGGCACCCTCTACCTGGTCGCCGGTTCAATCCTCTTTGCACTGCCGTTCGGCGTCGGCGCTGCCATCTATCTGAATGAGTACAGGATGGAGGGGTATCTGACCCAGATGATCAGAACAGGCATCGATCTCCTGAACGGCACCCCTTCGATCGTCTTCGGTCTCTTCGGGTTCACCTTCCTGGTGCTGTACCTGGATATCGGCGTCTCGATGCTTGCAGGGCAGCTGACCCTCGGTCTGATGGTTCTTCCGACGATCATCAGGACCACCGAGGAGGCGCTGAAGAACGTTCCCTCCTCGCTGCGGGAAGGATCCCTGGCACTCGGCGCTACCCGATGGCAGACGATCAGTCGTGTGGTCCTCCCTTCGGCAGTGGCCGGGATCATCACCGGGACGATCCTCTCCATCGGCAGGGCAGCCGGAGAGACCGCCCCGATCCTCTTCACTGCGGTGGTCTTCTCTCAGCGGTACCTCCCGAGTTCGATTCTGGACCCGGTGATGGCCCTTCCGTACCACCTCTTCATCCTCTCTACGAACGTCCCCGACTCGTCACAGAACCGGTATGGGACAGCCCTGGTCCTGATTATGCTGGTGATCGGGATCTATTCGATTGCAATCTATCTGAGGAATCACTTTCAAAATACGTTGAGGTACTGA